The window AGgagtatcatttttttaaaatcaagtctAAGTAAAAATACCATCGTGTAAGAAGCAAAACTATTGTCATGGACATTCGTTACTTCATCTTACCTTTCTCACAAGTTGCTCATTCAAAGAGTCTCTAGGGCCAGCAGGCGAGGTTCGTGTGGGATAATAAACTAGGTCAATAAAGGCTTTTCTATCAGCAGAACAAGCAGGTTTGGGTCTTTCAGGGAGGAGGGAAGATAATTTTGAGGTAGGAATCTTTGTTAGTGTAGATGAATTCTTGCCATGAGAAAATataaagcaaatttaaaaaaaagataagacAATGAAcataaaaatggaacaaaatacTAAAACATAAGAATTTAAATTAGAAATATGTAATGACATGTCCCCAATATTCTAATGAACATATCAAACATCTTTAATGCAACAGAACCAGTACTAGCAATGTTATTATGGATCTCCAACCAGTTTCAGTGAATACTGTCATTTGAGATGACAAACGTGCATTCCCCCTTCTCATCCAAAAGTGTCCGTGTTCTGCATAACATATTATGTTACATTTTTTCATATATACATATGAGGGTGACCTTTATGATTAATTTCTAAAAACATTTGTTTTAGGTAAACTGTCCAAAGATGTACAGCCACAGAGAAGCACAAATCTTCTCCATTTTATAGCTTTGGTTCATGCTGCATTCATGTTATCGGCTTAATATTGGCATCAATAGTTAATTGCAGCAATTGTTCAGAGGTCAATGAAAGTAACAAAGTTTATACTGATGTAAGAGAAGATGAATTTACTTTATATAATACTCTCGTGCATTATATTTGAGATAATAATTCCATATCCTGCTGTGGGTACCttaggaaataaataaaataacaaaatggATTATTTGTGATAACGACTGAACTATTAAAAAGACAAgttaaatatgcatttaaaaaaaatacttttgaaaattttacAAAGAAAAATTAGGATGGTAATGCACAAAAACTTCAATGCTGGATGTGACTTTACATTAAATACTTTCATTAGAGTTGATGCAATAGATATGAGGAAGTTCAAGAAATCCTAAATGTTCTTTACAAATCAAAGGAACTCTTTTGCTCTGGAATACATACAgtcttctaaaaaaaaattttttttaaagttattctTTGCAATTGGGGATGCCATGAATGTTTTTTGTTTCAAAAATAGAGGTTGCTATGGTTCGGAACCTGTCTCATTGAAGAGTCACTGGAGCAAAGATGATGTAACATTCTCTCCAGCATAGTCTCCAAGATGTTAGATAGTAGACTATTGAAGGTTTGAAGCCTTGCTTAGGTAAGAAGAGGCCCTTGTATCAGTCCATGGTCAATGATAGTAACTAACCATAAAATATATACCCACAAACTTCAGATTGTAGCACATTCACATCGCCTAATCCATGAAATGGCAATTCCACCAGCTTGTATATTCAATTTCACTATTAGATTTTTGGCCCTCTTTAATCCAAGACCTGGCTATGTGAGCATGTCCTTCATAAATAGCACCAGAATAACTGACATCTGCCATCAACACAGTAATCAAGCATGCACAGATCATGCATATGACAAGACACCAAACTAGTTTCACATTACTCATCACCAACTGCTAAACCCAGAGTCTTCTTGCAAGGAGCCTTAAATAGACTGGATCTGCAATAACATTGATCTCCTTCTCCAAAATTCCCCCAAAGCAGCCTTACTCTAGCCTATTCCATCTTTTAATTTTGGTTCTATCACTGAACAGCTGTCTCAATTGGGTCTCTGCTCCTTAtccagcacaatgctgttacagcccaCTTGGCATTGAAAGACACACACAGTGATGCCCCATTTATTGGTTTTCTTCTTTAATCATACTAATTTAGTTTCTCTCATTACCCTTCtgcactctccccccacccagtGCCAAGCACCAGAGTATCAATAGTATGTCTACAAGGAAGAATACAAAAGATAACAAACGGCCAAAGAGAAATTGTTTCATTGACTATTGATGCAGAAACTTTAAAGTTCCTGCGTGAATTGTTTGAATGATTTTGTATTTAGAACAGCTGGAATTTTCAAAACAGCCCAAAACTTTAAAAAGTCAAAAAACACTTAAAATTAGTTATTTTCATAATCTATAAATCATAGAATTTAAAAATATCTGTACCTTTTATATACacatatttcaaataaaaacatcATTAACAAGTGTTCAAGTTGTCCCATCTTCCATAACATGTGCAGAGTGCATTTATCAGTGATTGACTTACTGTCATCCGCTCCTTGGGTTGCTTAGCAACAGAAAATTTCTGATCTATTATATATGCACCCTCAGCACTTCCAGGAGCTAGACAAAAGGAATATTAATATTAGAACATTGAATTATAGACCAGAAAGATGCTTCATTTTAATCAAGATACAGGTCGAGATGTGCATGAAAGCAAGATGAATGCAATATAATTTCCATCGTATAGAATGGGAAGCAAAATAATGTTGCACAAAATTGTCCAAAttaacaaataaatgaatatctATAGGGAGGAAACGTTAATAGTACATAAATGTTGTATTATGGTGTATTTTATTAAAGTAAAGCTAATATAGGTCTTAAAACATAAATGGATAACAAATACTGCATGTAATACAAGTTATCCCTGGATACCTCAAAACAAGAAAATTAATGTAAATGGATATTATGATGCAGGCTGCAACACTTTCCCACCAGCACACAGCAGTCGAAACAAACTCCCCACAAATAAGAATTATGCCACCATTTCAAGGTTAAGACCACTGTACTTGCAAGCTTGTGCATGACAAGCATGTGTGACCATGACAGCTgtaagaaaaacaaaatgaaaagtgCCAAATACAGCCCAATGTTTGAAAAGAAAacacaggaaaaacaaaagccagTCCAGCAATGAAGTAAAGTCCATGTTTGCCAGCCACATTGCAGTGTTTACACAGTCACCTGTCTGCTTCCGCTTAGTACAAGGAACGTGAGCTGGTCTATGATATCTTACAGCTGGttttaatatgattttcctgGAGGGAGACCGGGTCTGAATCTCTGTTTTTTTAGCAAGTTCAGACTTCTTATACACTGTTAGAAAGGAAAGACAAGAGCAGATATGAGGACAGGAACAAAGTGCGAGTCAGGTGGAATGTTCAACATCTACTTTTTATCAGAGGAAACGATAGAACAATTCAGGAAATTAGATATTGCTACTTCCTGTGATTGTTTATTCTCTAACATTTCGACAGCCAAATCTTGCAGAGAACAGAATGTTGTTACATGGGCacaatacaaacacttcacatcACAAAAATGGAACAAGTGACAATAAAAATTGCTTCCATTGTATGaaccttttcttttctttttttcttctttggagaGAACACTGACATCTTTTTTGAGTATTTTTCTCTCAGGTGTAGAGGTTCTGTTTTTTGCAGTTTTTAACACTTTCCCTTTCCTATGTTTATCCAAAGATGGGCTGCTGAATTCCTTCTCTGCTTTCTCCTGTTTTGTGACAGCAGTGGGTTGTGCTACTATGATACTCTCTTCATCTGCAGAATTAAAGTGCAAGAAATCACTTTAAATGGCAATAGGAATATCATGAGGGAGAAGAAAAAAAGCATAAACTGAATTTGTTACTTTTAAAAACTCAGTAACATTAAAGGATACAGTCTAAATAGCACTAATTAATTTATACATAATAAAGAGAATTTACTATCTCATTATGGATGATTGCTAGTAAGGCTTTACAGGCACCTTGTGTATCCATCCAGAAGCTGTCAGTGTCCATTACCGATTCATCGATACTCTCATCTTCTTTCAAGTCTGTTGGGATCTGGATCTTCTCTGGGATAAGCACAATTTCAGCAGGTTTTACAGCAGTTTCATGAATGTGTTCTCGGGCTAATTGTGTTTGTTCACTGTGTGTGAAAACATCATCAGTAGCCTCACCATCAGCGATGGCAAATCTCACACTGTGGGCCATGTCCTCTCCTTCTAACGTGGTTTGAACAACTGTAATAATGTCATCTTCCACTGTAACGACAGATTCTACAATTCCTCTCTCTTCAGTTCCTTCCACAGGAACAACATTTTTAGATACTTCATAGTCAGTTAGGTCCATTTGCAAAACGATTTCTGGCACTGTGACCTCGATCAGCGAATGATCTTTTGTTTTCTCCTCGACAGCTGCTTGTTGCACGAAAGCAGAGATTCCATAATCAAGAAGTTCTTTTGAAACTTCTGATTCAATAACTTCACAAGGAGCAGTCCGAACTTCCTCTTCTATATTCTCCAAGAGCTCAGTGACTGTATGCTCAATGACATCACTGGAAAGACCAGGCATAGTTTCCAAATTTACAGTTCGCTCAGATTCAATTGATTCTTGGGTCGGAGTAGGCTTTTTCATTATTTTGTCATCCAAGTGTACTGCTTCCAAATCCTCTTGATGCTCAATATTGGTCAAGCCAGGCTCCCTGTCATCCTTTGTTATTTTGTCAATTGGAGCGGATTCTGATGCAGGGACAATTGTCCCACAGATGGGATCAATTTGTTCCATTTTCGCACCAAGGTCAAGAACAGAAACCTCACTAAGCAGACTAGGTTGAGAGGTGTCTGGCATAATTTTCTCAGGTGAAGTGGTTTTTAGTACAGGGGAAAGGATCTCCGAGATGTTGGGATCAACCACGTCAGTTACCACTCTTGCTTCTGCTAAGGCAGCCTCACCATGTGAAATAGGCATATCTTCCACCAGCTCCATGGGTTGAGGCATTTCTGAAATTAAAGCATCTTCTTCCTCAGTCTCTTCATGATGAACAGATTCTGACACTGCAACCTTGCAGGGTAAACAGGGCCCCTTTTCAACTTCAAAAACTTGGTTACATTGAACTTTTACTTGAATGGAAGGTTTCTCATAAAATATATGATCTGTGTCCATTTCAATGTCAACATCCAGCACAGTGTCCTGTCTGGGCAAAATAGGCCTTGGCTTATCTTCAAATGCTTTCTTGGCTTGAGTGGGTTCCTGTATAGAAATACTTTTCCCAAACCTTACAGACTCCATTTCCAAAACAGTAACGGTAACTTTATTGGACAAACTAGGCTTGGCTCTATCATCTAAAGTTTTCTTAGGCTGAGCAACGTCTTGAACAGCAGCATCCTTTTCAGGGAGTTTTGGATCCACAGTCTCTAGTTTGGCAGATGCTTCTAGTCCTGTAATTTCAGCTGGAAAATAATCTAGAGATTTATTGATAGAAGAATCCACTGCAATTCTTAGAGCATCTATAGCCTCATTTTGATCAAGTTCTTTCATTTCAGGAACATCAGATGGACAAATAGGTCCAGACTCTGTTTTAGTAACCTGGCCTGGAACAAGGATTGAAATTgattcttcctttttaatttctgattgtccttccaaaataggCATTATTTTTAACTCAGTGTCTTCTGACAAGGTGGCAATTGGAAAATGTGAATCGTCTTTATGCCGATTGGCATCTATTTGCCTCCTGATACTTTCCTCGTCAATTGTCTGAGAAGCCGTGCGGATTTTGTGAAGGAAAATACTTCCATCTTCCAGGGGGCTTTTAACCTCCTCAGGAGTGGGTAAGGGAGCAGAGTATTCGAAAACACAAtagcccatttcctctggttgaCCAACATTTTTAATGATTAGTTTGATGCTTTCACTTAAAGCCTCTGAGCCAGATGCAGATTCTGTGGGAAAGGATGCTCTTCTtaccacctctgtttctgtgctctcAAAGCTCATTCTGTTTCTACTAACTCCTAAATCCAACATTTCAGGCAAGTCAGGAACTACAACACTGTCATTTTTGTAATCATGCTTCAAAGCACGGGAGTAAGCGAATTGTTGATCTAAACTCGGGCTGTCATGCACTAATTTCTCCTCATGAGTGGACACACTTTTATCTTTTTCCACTTCAATAGGAAAACAAATCTGCTTCTCCTCAGCAGGTGTCGGGATGGGGAAAAAGTCTGCTGATTCATCCAAGCTTATTCCCCTTGAGCAGGCAAGGATGTCAGATGCCAGTGGCGACAACGATTCTGGTGGACCTTGGCTCTCTGCTTCCACCTCAAGTGATATTGAATCTAAAATGGTTGTTGGTAAATTCAGCACTAGCTTCTGTAATCCTTCAGAAGTATTCACATCGCCACTTGAATCAGGTGGCTGAGGAATCACTATCTCTCCATGGCCATGAGCAGCAAGAACATTAATTTCATTTCCTGTGGTGGACTTAGCCTGTTCATTAACAGGGAGTGATGACTGTGCAAGTGTGCTATAATGAATTCTCTCTGCTGAAATATTAGTTTCAACTTTATTCTGGTCGACCTTTGATTTTCCACTTGGGCCCTCAGAGATCTGCAGCATTTCGTGAGGTAGTTTTGAACTGCTCTCCTCCGTAATGGTCATTTCATAATAACCATCTCCAGGAGGTTCAGTAGTTTTTGCCCCATCCTCTTTTGAAACAAATGTTtcgaaatatttatttatttctggttGATCCACCTTTGTCCTATCTTTTGAACACGCCTTTGCAGCATCAGTCTTTTTGCTTTGCTCTGTTTGATTAATTGAAGAAATTACTGCAGTTTGTTCTGAAATAATATCTAAATCTGTGCAGGTGGGCACCAAGGGCTCAGATTCTTTCCCTG of the Narcine bancroftii isolate sNarBan1 chromosome 4, sNarBan1.hap1, whole genome shotgun sequence genome contains:
- the LOC138762445 gene encoding microtubule-associated protein 2-like: MADDRKSEPNAPQRASHTVLEAAPHQFPADFKEQTAMDECISRTENGYSFREHPAETENGSQTAYTVTKANGINGKLAARDEVTAASEQSTDSKSVPATEAEVISARIVQEVTAEAVAVLKGEQVKDTVPREQPRQPSAVEDLTNLPPSPPPSPASEHFVAAEKEVVESPASDEEEPAVAHEQDHIQEPWSAEHLVQAEAVAQPWDNKCVEVTSSYEDSVPAEIPNGKGMTHREIESMEEMPPSLEDLLTATKMDKLSTGAESSVASGGRPTMHEVSMTELKDKTVEQRAEQQISDPLPSSTLGKDYEAPSKTPGEISKTQNSFPIAVLQTQPLAPSMKNEPCPEELVASHMETVTSLHESSLQFNASEDECTSVVAAENIVAHIQPSMAQKTNDTIKHPCALSEITSSKLVLDKNKLSSPSPDIKDLSKISSAEIAEASCLKEKDISVTVITDQGNKAASQKEPLLAGIVETEGKDVLHQQKIATESVANTVCVTEEQVPQGLEGVSEELHFEQTLRGADSAVTGKIVTSESKIPDTIKLVEHIGDVFSMPEDRSEHGEYNAVRSEENIVNSKGKVAVEEKISSAIELLPTEPSEHWPEQQVTNLPFQEIGKADQKAEILQLSAQSYVDEANRNVSDSIQPSTGNTNDSVNSSSMLEMIKSNPCVIEQSVEKIHDTSTKTEEKSNDQILSSGKESEPLVPTCTDLDIISEQTAVISSINQTEQSKKTDAAKACSKDRTKVDQPEINKYFETFVSKEDGAKTTEPPGDGYYEMTITEESSSKLPHEMLQISEGPSGKSKVDQNKVETNISAERIHYSTLAQSSLPVNEQAKSTTGNEINVLAAHGHGEIVIPQPPDSSGDVNTSEGLQKLVLNLPTTILDSISLEVEAESQGPPESLSPLASDILACSRGISLDESADFFPIPTPAEEKQICFPIEVEKDKSVSTHEEKLVHDSPSLDQQFAYSRALKHDYKNDSVVVPDLPEMLDLGVSRNRMSFESTETEVVRRASFPTESASGSEALSESIKLIIKNVGQPEEMGYCVFEYSAPLPTPEEVKSPLEDGSIFLHKIRTASQTIDEESIRRQIDANRHKDDSHFPIATLSEDTELKIMPILEGQSEIKKEESISILVPGQVTKTESGPICPSDVPEMKELDQNEAIDALRIAVDSSINKSLDYFPAEITGLEASAKLETVDPKLPEKDAAVQDVAQPKKTLDDRAKPSLSNKVTVTVLEMESVRFGKSISIQEPTQAKKAFEDKPRPILPRQDTVLDVDIEMDTDHIFYEKPSIQVKVQCNQVFEVEKGPCLPCKVAVSESVHHEETEEEDALISEMPQPMELVEDMPISHGEAALAEARVVTDVVDPNISEILSPVLKTTSPEKIMPDTSQPSLLSEVSVLDLGAKMEQIDPICGTIVPASESAPIDKITKDDREPGLTNIEHQEDLEAVHLDDKIMKKPTPTQESIESERTVNLETMPGLSSDVIEHTVTELLENIEEEVRTAPCEVIESEVSKELLDYGISAFVQQAAVEEKTKDHSLIEVTVPEIVLQMDLTDYEVSKNVVPVEGTEERGIVESVVTVEDDIITVVQTTLEGEDMAHSVRFAIADGEATDDVFTHSEQTQLAREHIHETAVKPAEIVLIPEKIQIPTDLKEDESIDESVMDTDSFWMDTQDEESIIVAQPTAVTKQEKAEKEFSSPSLDKHRKGKVLKTAKNRTSTPERKILKKDVSVLSKEEKKKRKVYKKSELAKKTEIQTRSPSRKIILKPAVRYHRPAHVPCTKRKQTGDCVNTAMWLANMDFTSLLDWLLFFLCFLFKHWAVFGTFHFVFLTAVMVTHACHAQACKYSAPGSAEGAYIIDQKFSVAKQPKERMTNSSTLTKIPTSKLSSLLPERPKPACSADRKAFIDLVYYPTRTSPAGPRDSLNEQLVRKDTTGRSPEKRSALPRPSSILTARRAPPEEKDAHFVPATSPVYSAPRRPTTIRTEPRNDQRGHGMTRSRAHANTGSESARSKSARSGTVTPSTPGSTAVTPGTPPSYSRTPGSRTPRTPGTPGTHKSPILVPTERKVAIIRTPPKSPLTPKQLRVINQPMPDLKNIKSKIGSIDNLKHQPRGGQVHAGIANVKPDFSHIQPKCGSLDNVRYSPLVGNVQIVTKKIDVSHITSKCGSFSNIHYRPGGGHIKIESQKLDFKEKAQSKVGSLDNTHHTPGGGNVKIESHKLSFRENARARVDHGADIVTQSPGRSGATTPHRLSNVSSSGSINLMESPQLATLADDVTAALAKQGL